A part of Larimichthys crocea isolate SSNF chromosome VII, L_crocea_2.0, whole genome shotgun sequence genomic DNA contains:
- the LOC104935663 gene encoding A disintegrin and metalloproteinase with thrombospondin motifs 8 — protein sequence MCSTVCLIFSLLCVTNAALSTPFESEDIVPVRINGRLSGRFWKRSEELPRFSLSAFGKDLTLNLIPDTSFLAPSFTIQRIKAKDVGALRSASGAQPVANLQNFMNQTDESEGQLRSCFYSGNVDDDQNSVVSVSLCSGIFGSFITEGKEYLIEPKFRGGPGPDSAEQLHVIKRRTFTKSHGVPLLFDHAAAESRVEKHNGESFTHGDSDAQREPPRRRRFVSAPRFIETLVVADSTMTHFYGDEIKHYILTLMSMAAQLYKHPSIKNSVNMVLVKMLVVEDEEVGPEVSSNGGVALRNFCSWQQLFNPPSQRHPEHYDTAMLFTREDICGQKSCDTLGVADVGTMCDPKRSCSVIEDNGLQAAFTAAHELGHVLSMPHDDSKTCERLFGDLGGHYLMAPLFVSLNKSAPWSPCSALYITEFFDNGHGDCLLDVPESTLPLPRELPGTKYSLDQQCQQIFGEEFVHCPNTSDSDVCSKLWCREDGTQQCSTKNGSFPWADGTPCSLNGTCLHGECMLTEEVMKPPVVVDGGWSSWGPWQQCSRTCGGGVEFSYRECTDPVPQNGGKYCEGQRVQYQSCNTQPCDNTEGKSFREEQCEKYNSPNYLDYNGNMKQWIPKYAGVSPRDRCKLFCRARGSSEFKVFESKVIDGTTCGPDTTSVCVQGQCVKAGCDQVIGSNKRVDKCGVCGGSGLTCRKITGSYNKAIYGYSDIVTIPVAATNIDIKQRSHRGIKHDGNYLAIKRESGGYILNGNFSVSTVEQDIPVLGAVLKYSGSSTTLERIQSFRQLKEAITIQLLATAGDANPPKVKYTFFIPKDLTFNKSKEKKGPSPSLHVIHPFGVPDWVLGEWSECSKSCGSGWSRRNVECRDNAGFLSSQCDKDLKPTDIRPCGDLPCPIWQMGPWSTCSRTCGQGERRRSIFCIDYTGKTVEPEKCDPSKIPEPVSGECLERECL from the exons ATGTGTTCAactgtgtgtttaatattttcacTCCTGTGCGTAACGAACGCGGCACTTTCCACTCCATTTGAATCAGAGGATATTGTACCTGTTCGGATAAATGGAAGACTCAGCGGTCGTTTTTGGAAAAGAAGCGAGGAGCTGCCGAGATTTAGCCTCAGTGCATTTGGCAAGGACTTGACTCTAAACCTCATTCCAGATACCAGCTTTCTCGCGCCTTCCTTCACCATCCAGCGCATCAAAGCCAAAGATGTTGGCGCTTTACGCAGCGCTTCAGGTGCCCAACCTGTCGCCAATCTCCAGAATTTTATGAACCAGACGGACGAGAGTGAAGGACAGCTCAGGAGCTGCTTTTACTCTGGGAACGTAGATGACGACCAGAACTCTGTTGTGTCTGTCAGTTTGTGCTCTGGTATCTTTGGCTCCTTCATAACGGAGGGAAAAGAGTATTTAATTGAGCCCAAATTTCGTGGCGGTCCGGGGCCAGACTCTGCAGAGCAGCTGCATGTCATCAAGAGGAGGACATTCACCAAAAGCCACGGTGTTCCCCTCCTGTTTGATCACGCAGCGGCGGAGAGCCGAGTGGAGAAGCACAATGGGGAAAGTTTTACGCACGGCGACAGTGACGCACAGAGGGAACCACCTCGCCGGAGACGCTTTGTTTCCGCGCCACGGTTCATAGAGACCCTGGTGGTAGCAGATTCAACCATGACCCACTTCTATGGAGATGAAATAAAG CACTACATTCTGACCCTGATGTCGATGGCCGCCCAGCTTTATAAACACCCCAGCATAAAGAACTCAGTAAACATGGTGTTAGTAAAGATGTTGGTGGTGGAAGATGAGGAGGTCGGCCCCGAGGTCTCCAGCAACGGAGGTGTGGCTCTGAGGAACTTCTGCTCCTGGCAGCAGCTCTTTAACCCACCAAGCCAGAGGCATCCAGAGCACTATGACACTGCTATGCTCTTCACCAGAGAG GACATCTGCGGTCAGAAGAGCTGCGACACGCTTGGTGTGGCCGATGTTGGGACGATGTGCGACCCCAAGAGAAGCTGCTCGGTTATCGAGGACAACGGGCTGCAAGCTGCCTTCACAGCTGCACACGAGCTTG GTCATGTGTTGAGCATGCCTCATGATGACTCCAAGACCTGTGAGAGACTGTTTGGAGATCTGGGAGGACATTACCTGATGGCGCCGCTGTTTGTGAGCCTCAACAAGAGTGCGCCTTGGTCTCCCTGCAGCGCTCTCTACATCACAGAGTTCTTTGACAACGGACATG GGGACTGCCTGCTGGATGTACCAGAAAGTACCCTGCCGTTACCAAGAGAGCTGCCTGGCACCAAGTACAGCCTGGACCAGCAGTGCCAGCAGATTTTTGGAGAAGAGTTTGTCCACTGCCCCAACACCTCAGACAGTGATGTTTGCAGCAAGCTGTGGTGTCGTGAAGACGGGACACAGCAGTGCTCCACCAAGAACGGCAGCTTTCCCTGGGCTGATGGCACCCCATGTAGTCTCAACGGGACCTGTCTCCACGGAGAGTGCATGTTGACTGAGGAAGTGATGAAGCCGCCG GTGGTTGTGGACGGTGGCTGGAGCTCGTGGGGACCGTGGCAACAGTGCTCCAGAACATGTGGAGGTGGGGTGGAGTTCTCCTATAGGGAGTGCACTGACCCTGTGCCTCAGAACGGAGGGAAGTACTGTGAGGGACAGAGAGTTCAGTACCAATCCTGCAACACGCAGCCATGTGACAACACAGAAG GAAAGAGTTTCAGAGAGGAGCAGTGTGAGAAGTACAACAGCCCCAACTACCTGGACTACAATGGGAATATGAAACAGTGGATACCAAAGTACGCTGGTGTTTCTCCCAGAGACAGGTGTAAACTGTTCTGCAGGGCCAGAGGCAGCAGTGAATTTAAGGTGTTTGAGTCTAAG GTGATTGATGGGACGACCTGTGGCCCCGACaccacatctgtgtgtgtccaagGCCAGTGTGTGAAGGCAGGCTGCGACCAGGTGATTGGATCCAACAAGAGAGTGGATAAGTGTGGCGTGTGTGGAGGAAGCGGGCTCACCTGTAGAAAGATTACCGGCTCCTACAATAAAGCAAT CTATGGATATAGTGACATTGTCACAATTCCTGTTGCCGCTACTAACATTGACATCAAACAGCGGAGCCACAGAGGAATCAAACATGATGGGAACTACCTGGctataaagagagagagtggcgGTTACATCCTCAATGGTAACTTCTCTGTTTCCACGGTTGAGCAGGACATTCCTGTTTTGGGTGCTGTGTTGAAATACAGTGGCTCGTCCACCACACTGGAGAGGATCCAGAGCTTCAGGCAGCTGAAGGAGGCCATCACCATCCAACTCCTGGCCACAGCAGGAGATGCCAACCCTCCCAAGGTCAAATATACCTTTTTCATCCCTAAAGATTTGACCTTTAACAAATCCAAGGAGAAGAAGGGTCCATCACCATCTTTGCATGTCATCCATCCATTTGGTGTGCCTGACTGGGTGCTGGGGGAGTGGTCTGAGTGCTCCAAAAGCTGTGGGTCCGGATGGTCCAGGAGGAATGTTGAATGCCGTGACAATGCAGGCTTCCTCTCCAGCCAGTGTGACAAAGACCTGAAGCCCACAGACATCAGGCCTTGTGGGGATCTGCCATGCCCCATATGGCAAATGGGACCGTGGTCCACCTGCTCACGAACTTGTGGCCAGGGGGAGCGCCGTCGCAGCATCTTCTGCATAGACTACACTGGGAAGACTGTTGAGCCAGAGAAGTGTGATCCAAGCAAAATCCCAGAGCCTGTCTCCGGAGAATGTCTCGAACGAGAGTGCTTATGA